One window of the Oncorhynchus keta strain PuntledgeMale-10-30-2019 chromosome 31, Oket_V2, whole genome shotgun sequence genome contains the following:
- the LOC118364257 gene encoding nuclear inhibitor of protein phosphatase 1-like isoform X1, giving the protein MECITFFSSICAETERFGCQGFNPTKLQFPKQGSILPSGFVNGESCKMATNATATNLPSFDCPTWAGKPPPGLHLDVMKGDKMVEKLIIDEKKYYLFGRNPDMCDFTIDHQSCSRVHAALVYHKHLKRVFLIDNNSTHGTFLGHIRLEPNKPQQVPIDSTMSFGASTRAYTIREKPQSQQGTNSTTGDSKAGEEEEGSKGLLGLPEEETELENLTEFNTAHNKRISTLTIEEGNLDIQRPKRKRRNSRVTFNEDDEVINPEDIDPSVGRFRNMVQTAVVPIKKQKMERHGSLSMDDVVTRRIHNYTFGGGLYGDLPPTSHEGHPAGPPSGATILGGLPLPFPNPAPEVNLAPDAPQPPVTLNPVPVTGPYPSEVLNEPRKKKYAKEAWPGKKPTPSLLI; this is encoded by the exons ATGGAATGTATTACTTTCTTTTCATCCATTtgtgcagagacagagagatttggCTGTCAAGGGTTTAACCCCACAAAACTACAATTCCCAAAGCAAGGGAGCATTTTACCCAGCGGGTTTGTGAATGGAGAATCCTGCAAGATGGCGACTAATGCAACTGCTACAAACTTACCATCTTTTGATTGTCCAACATG GGCAGGCAAGCCCCCTCCAGGACTCCATTTGGACGTGATGAAAGGTGACAAAATGGTCGAG AAACTGATCATTGACGAGAAGAAGTACTACTTATTCGGGAGGAACCCGGACATGTGTGATTTCACCATCGACCACCAGTCATGTTCACGCGTGCATGCGGCCCTGGTCTACCACAAGCACCTGAAGAGGGTGTTCCTTATCGATAACAACAGCA CGCATGGTACCTTCCTGGGACACATCCGCCTGGAGCCCAATAAGCCTCAGCAGGTCCCCATAGACTCCACCATGTCGTTTGGGGCGTCCACGCGAGCCTACACCATCCGGGAGAAACCTCAGAGCCAGCAAGGAACCAACTCCACCACGGGGGACAGCAAGgccggagaggaggaggaggggtctaAGGGTCTCTTAGGATTACCAGAGGAGGAGACCGAGCtagag AACCTGACGGAGTTCAACACGGCCCACAACAAGCGCATTTCCACCCTGACCATCGAGGAGGGCAACCTAGATATCCAGAGACCCAAGAGGAAGAGGCGGAACTCAAGAGTCACCTTCAACGAGGACGATGAGGTCATCAACCCGG AGGACATTGACCCCTCAGTGGGGCGCTTCAGGAACATGGTGCAGACTGCTGTCGTCCCTATAAAG AAACAGAAAATGGAGAGGCACGGCTCACTTAGTATGGATGACGTTGTGACGAGGCGCATCCACAACTACACCTTCGGCGGCGGCCTTTACGGGGACCTGCCACCCACTAGCCACGAGGGCCACCCTGCCGGGCCCCCGAGCGGAGCCACTATTCTGGGCGGTCTCCCTCTGCCCTTCCCCAACCCGGCCCCAGAGGTGAACCTGGCCCCGGACGCCCCCCAGCCACCTGTCACCCTCAACCCTGTCCCCGTCACAGGCCCCTATCCCTCAGAGGTCCTCAACGAGCCCCGCAAGAAAAAGTATGCCAAAGAGGCATGGCCAGGCAAGAAGCCCACCCCCTCCCTACTAATCTAA
- the LOC118364257 gene encoding nuclear inhibitor of protein phosphatase 1-like isoform X3 → MVQTAVVPIKKQKMERHGSLSMDDVVTRRIHNYTFGGGLYGDLPPTSHEGHPAGPPSGATILGGLPLPFPNPAPEVNLAPDAPQPPVTLNPVPVTGPYPSEVLNEPRKKKYAKEAWPGKKPTPSLLI, encoded by the exons ATGGTGCAGACTGCTGTCGTCCCTATAAAG AAACAGAAAATGGAGAGGCACGGCTCACTTAGTATGGATGACGTTGTGACGAGGCGCATCCACAACTACACCTTCGGCGGCGGCCTTTACGGGGACCTGCCACCCACTAGCCACGAGGGCCACCCTGCCGGGCCCCCGAGCGGAGCCACTATTCTGGGCGGTCTCCCTCTGCCCTTCCCCAACCCGGCCCCAGAGGTGAACCTGGCCCCGGACGCCCCCCAGCCACCTGTCACCCTCAACCCTGTCCCCGTCACAGGCCCCTATCCCTCAGAGGTCCTCAACGAGCCCCGCAAGAAAAAGTATGCCAAAGAGGCATGGCCAGGCAAGAAGCCCACCCCCTCCCTACTAATCTAA
- the LOC118364257 gene encoding nuclear inhibitor of protein phosphatase 1-like isoform X2 has protein sequence MECITFFSSICAETERFGCQGFNPTKLQFPKQGSILPSGFVNGESCKMATNATATNLPSFDCPTWAGKPPPGLHLDVMKGDKMVEKLIIDEKKYYLFGRNPDMCDFTIDHQSCSRVHAALVYHKHLKRVFLIDNNSTHGTFLGHIRLEPNKPQQVPIDSTMSFGASTRAYTIREKPQSQQGTNSTTGDSKAGEEEEGSKGLLGLPEEETELENLTEFNTAHNKRISTLTIEEGNLDIQRPKRKRRNSRVTFNEDDEVINPDERDTFRRLEIAPKDEPDLWRTAIFFLRSWMISFDFSHVRKEALSLKRTLTPQWGASGTWCRLLSSL, from the exons ATGGAATGTATTACTTTCTTTTCATCCATTtgtgcagagacagagagatttggCTGTCAAGGGTTTAACCCCACAAAACTACAATTCCCAAAGCAAGGGAGCATTTTACCCAGCGGGTTTGTGAATGGAGAATCCTGCAAGATGGCGACTAATGCAACTGCTACAAACTTACCATCTTTTGATTGTCCAACATG GGCAGGCAAGCCCCCTCCAGGACTCCATTTGGACGTGATGAAAGGTGACAAAATGGTCGAG AAACTGATCATTGACGAGAAGAAGTACTACTTATTCGGGAGGAACCCGGACATGTGTGATTTCACCATCGACCACCAGTCATGTTCACGCGTGCATGCGGCCCTGGTCTACCACAAGCACCTGAAGAGGGTGTTCCTTATCGATAACAACAGCA CGCATGGTACCTTCCTGGGACACATCCGCCTGGAGCCCAATAAGCCTCAGCAGGTCCCCATAGACTCCACCATGTCGTTTGGGGCGTCCACGCGAGCCTACACCATCCGGGAGAAACCTCAGAGCCAGCAAGGAACCAACTCCACCACGGGGGACAGCAAGgccggagaggaggaggaggggtctaAGGGTCTCTTAGGATTACCAGAGGAGGAGACCGAGCtagag AACCTGACGGAGTTCAACACGGCCCACAACAAGCGCATTTCCACCCTGACCATCGAGGAGGGCAACCTAGATATCCAGAGACCCAAGAGGAAGAGGCGGAACTCAAGAGTCACCTTCAACGAGGACGATGAGGTCATCAACCCGG atgaacgtgataccttcaggcgtttggaaattgctcccaaggatgaaccagacttgtggaggactgcaattttctttctgaggtcttggatgatttcttttgatttttcccatgtcagaaaagaggcactgagtttgaag AGGACATTGACCCCTCAGTGGGGCGCTTCAGGAACATGGTGCAGACTGCTGTCGTCCCTATAA